The Flavobacterium sp. 140616W15 sequence AAGGTGAAAAATTAGATGAAACAGAATTGCAACTAAAACTCAATTTAGCTCATGCCTATTTGGTAAATGGTGATTATAAAGATGCTAAAGCTATTTATAAAAAATATCAGACACAAAATGTAACCGATAGTTTAAGTTGGATAGAAAAAGTAAGGCTTGATTTTGCGGTTTTTAAAAAAGCAAATTTACCATCTGCTAACTTCGATAGAGTTTTAGACCTTTTTAATTAATCATTTATGGATAAGACAATAGCTTAATTTACTTAAATAACTTTTATGTTTAAGAAGTAAATTATGATTATATGTTTTAAAAAAAAATCACATTGAAAGCAACTTATCATAAATACACACTCAATTTTAAACGCCCATCGGGAACTTCACGAGGCGTAATGAATGAAAAAGAAACCTGGTTTATTATAATTGAAAAAGATAATAAAAAAGGAATAGGAGAATGTGGGATCCTTAGAGGTTTAAGCGCAGATAATCGTGATGATTATGAAGAAAAATTACAATGGACATGTAGTAATATACATCTTGGTGAAAAAGTGCTTTGGGAAGCCTTATTAGCATTTCCTTCAATACAATTTGGAGTAGAAATGGCTTTTCGCTCTTTAAATAGCGAAACTCCTTTTATGTTATTCCCTTCAAACTTTACAACTGGAGAAAAATCGATAGCAATAAATGGTTTGGTATGGATGGGAGAGCCAGAGTTTATGAAGCAACAGATAGAAGAGAAATTGGCTGCCAGTTTTAGATGTATAAAGCTTAAAATTGGCGCTATCGATTTTGAGAAAGAACTTGAATTATTAGCTTTTATTCGTAGTCATTTTAGTTCAGAACAAGTTGAAATAAGAGTAGATGCCAATGGAGCTTTTAGTTTAGATTCAGCTTTAGATAAGTTAAGTCAACTAGATAAATATGAATTGCATAGTATAGAACAGCCAATAAAACAAAATAATATTGAGGCTATGGCTGGTTTATGCAAAAAAACGCCATTTCCTATAGCGCTAGACGAAGAGTTGATTGGGATTTTTACTTTACAGGAAAAAGAAGAATTATTACAAAAGATAAAACCACAATATATTATTTTAAAGCCAAGTTTTATAGGAGGTTTTCGTGGTACTCAGGAATGGATAACATTGGCAGAAAAATATAATATTGGCTGGTGGATTACATCAGCTCTAGAGAGTAATATTGGACTTAATGCAATTGCACAATGGACTTTTTTACAAGATAATACGATGCCACAAGGATTAGGAACAGGAGCATTGTACACCAATAATTTTGATTGCCCGTTAGAAGTTACCCAAGGGCAGTTGTGGTATAATCCAGATTTAAACTGGGAAATAGATATTGATAAATTTTAATCTCTGCAAGATTCTACTATATTATCCTAACAGGTTTTCAAAACCTGTTAGGTATTTTATATAAAAATATTAGCATAACTATCTTTGTCAAAGTTTTGAAATTTGACAAATATTTTTTGATAAGCTTTAATCTGAAAATAAAAAAAAACTAGCATAAAGCTAGTTTTTAAGTTTAGAGAACAAAGATTATTCTTTTCCGCCATCTAAGGCATCTTGCCATTCTTTTAATTCTTTCCATTTTCCTTCATAAGCTAATTTGGCTTGTCTTGCCCAGGTTCCAGGATTATGAATAGCGTAGTTTTCGCCTGCTTCATCTAAGATAGCTTGTGATTTAGATGTTGGTGTTTCAGATAAAGCAAGCCAGGTTTTGATTCCTGCTTTATGATATAGTTCTTCAATTTTAGGACCAATTCCCTCAACTATTTTCAAGTCGTCTTTCTTTATTTTTTTGCCAAATACAGTCGCTGCCAATGTAGCATCAAAAGCAATTTCTGGTGAGGTTTTGCTAACAAATGATTGTGCAGATGCAGAAGAATTTAATTTAGCAGCTAAATCAGCTTCTAAAGAAGTTATTTTGGCATTTAAGTTCTTCGTATTCGCTCTGCAAGCGTCTAAATCAGCTTGTAAAGAAAGCAAATCAGAGTCGTTTCCTTTTGAAGCCATTTTTCCTATCAAGTAACCTAAAATTCCACAGATTAACCCAACAAGTGCTGGTATTAAGATACAAGGTATATTCATAATGTTATTTTTTTTGGATTAATTATTTTATTGTAACTACAGTTCTACGATTGTTTGCTTTGCCTTCGGCAGTTGAATTATCGCCTACAGGCTCATCAGGACCTTTTGATTGAGTTTCGATTTTACTACCATCAATACCGTTTTTAGATAAATAGTCTTTAGTAAAATCAGCGCGTTTTTGACCTAAAACAACATTAGATTCACGTTTTCCAACATTATCTGAATGACCTACAACCAATAAAGCGCCATCACCTACATGAAGAATATAATAAGTAATGTCTTTAATTTTCTGACGTTCTGCATCATTTAGATTTTCATTAGACTTATTGGTATTAAAATGTAGTACTAAAGGATCCGCGTTTATTTTAGCTTTTAAAGCCGCAAAATTCTCACCATCAGTTTTAGTTGCTGTGGTATCTGATGAGGTGTTTATTTGGAACGCAACTGGACCTAAAAGTGTATCTGCATTTGTCTTCCAACTATCAATTAGTTCTCCTTTGGTGTCGAAGTTTCCTGCTGGTAAACCTTTAGATATAAAATAGTTTTTAACATCATTTGCCCTCGCTAAGCCAAGATTAGGATAGGTTGTAGTGTTTTTTTCCTCAGTAGTCGCATAACCAGTAATAGTAACTTTTTGCTTAGGATTACCATTCAAGAATGCTTTTAGTTTCTCAATGCCAATCGTAACAGAATCTTTTACAGGAAGGATAACTGAAGCACTGTTCTTCAGGAATTTGATATTGTCGCTACTGCGATAATCAATACCATTGCCATTAATTACAAAAGGAACAATCTCCGTGACGGTTTCTTTTACAATAACTACTTTTTCGATATCGTCTGCAGGTTCTTTCATACAGCAATTGCAGCAAAATTTTAAATACAAAAATGTACCCAAAATAATTGTGACTACAATGCCTAATAGATAAAGTGTTTTTTTAGACATAATATTTATGAGTTAAATTCTCTCAAATTTAACAAAAAAATAAATGCAAAGCATTACTAATCAGTTATTTTAATATAGATGTTCTAATTAAAATGTTTTTGTGTTTACGAAAAATCTTGTTTTTTAAAGTAAATAATTTGAGAATTAAAAAATGGAAATAAAAAATCTTGATTCATCAATTAATTAAAATGAGTAACTTGCTAACTGATTCTAGTTATGGAAAAGATGGTCGAAATAGAAAGAAAGTTTTTAGTTAAAGCAACCGATTTTAAAGAGCAAGCATATGCTCAAAATAGAATTGCGCAAGGGTATTTATGTTCTGAGCCAAAACGTACAGTACGTATTCGTATAAAAGGTAAAAAAGGCTATATCACAATAAAAGGAATAGGAAGCGAAAGTGGTATGTCACGATTTGAATGGGAAAATGAAATTCCGCTAGAAGAAGCACAAGAATTATTGAAGTTATGTGAAAAAGGTAAAATTGAAAAAACGAGATTCGAAATAAAATCAGGAAACCATGTCTTTGAGGTGGATGAATTTTATGGAGAGAATGAAGGATTGATAATTGCAGAAATCGAGTTACAATCAGAAACAGATACGTTCGAAAAACCAGCTTGGTTAGGAGAAGAAGTAACCAATGATCCAAGGTATTATAATGCTTATTTAAGCAAGATTCCATTTTCGGAGTGGAAAAACAAATAGTTTTATGGTAGTTGAACAATATGATTTGATAATTGTGGGTGGAGGGCCAATAGGTTTAGCTTGCGCAATCGAAGCACAAAAGAAGGAATTAAAGTATCTGATTATCGAAAAAGGGGCAATTGTAAATAGTATTTTCAATTATCCGTTGTATATGACTTTCTTTTCTACAGCCGAAAGGCTAGAAATAGGAAATATCCCTTTTAATTGCCTTGCACCAAAGCCAGGGCGACAGGAAGCATTAGAATATTATCGTAATATTCATCGTTATTTTAACTTCTCTATTCATCTATTTGAAAATGTAACACAGGTTATCAAACAAGAAAATTCACTTTTTAAAATAGCTACAAATAAAGGGTCGTATGAAGCTAAGAATGTAGTAATTGCAACAGGTTTTTACGATATTCCGATTCATATGAATGTAAAAGGAGAGGAGTTGCCTCATGTCCGTCATTATTACAAAGAAGCACATGAGTATGCTTTTAGGAATGTCGTGGTGGTAGGGGCAAATAATTCATCTGTGGATGCGGCTTTAGAATGCTGGCGTAAAGGAGCTAATGTAACAATGGTTATTCGCAAAAGCGAAATAAATAATCGAGTCAAATATTGGGTTAAACCAGATATTGAAAATAGAATCGCCGAAGGAAGTATAAAAGCTTATT is a genomic window containing:
- a CDS encoding o-succinylbenzoate synthase translates to MKATYHKYTLNFKRPSGTSRGVMNEKETWFIIIEKDNKKGIGECGILRGLSADNRDDYEEKLQWTCSNIHLGEKVLWEALLAFPSIQFGVEMAFRSLNSETPFMLFPSNFTTGEKSIAINGLVWMGEPEFMKQQIEEKLAASFRCIKLKIGAIDFEKELELLAFIRSHFSSEQVEIRVDANGAFSLDSALDKLSQLDKYELHSIEQPIKQNNIEAMAGLCKKTPFPIALDEELIGIFTLQEKEELLQKIKPQYIILKPSFIGGFRGTQEWITLAEKYNIGWWITSALESNIGLNAIAQWTFLQDNTMPQGLGTGALYTNNFDCPLEVTQGQLWYNPDLNWEIDIDKF
- a CDS encoding OmpA family protein, producing MKEPADDIEKVVIVKETVTEIVPFVINGNGIDYRSSDNIKFLKNSASVILPVKDSVTIGIEKLKAFLNGNPKQKVTITGYATTEEKNTTTYPNLGLARANDVKNYFISKGLPAGNFDTKGELIDSWKTNADTLLGPVAFQINTSSDTTATKTDGENFAALKAKINADPLVLHFNTNKSNENLNDAERQKIKDITYYILHVGDGALLVVGHSDNVGKRESNVVLGQKRADFTKDYLSKNGIDGSKIETQSKGPDEPVGDNSTAEGKANNRRTVVTIK
- a CDS encoding CYTH domain-containing protein, which translates into the protein MVEIERKFLVKATDFKEQAYAQNRIAQGYLCSEPKRTVRIRIKGKKGYITIKGIGSESGMSRFEWENEIPLEEAQELLKLCEKGKIEKTRFEIKSGNHVFEVDEFYGENEGLIIAEIELQSETDTFEKPAWLGEEVTNDPRYYNAYLSKIPFSEWKNK
- a CDS encoding YpdA family putative bacillithiol disulfide reductase — encoded protein: MVVEQYDLIIVGGGPIGLACAIEAQKKELKYLIIEKGAIVNSIFNYPLYMTFFSTAERLEIGNIPFNCLAPKPGRQEALEYYRNIHRYFNFSIHLFENVTQVIKQENSLFKIATNKGSYEAKNVVIATGFYDIPIHMNVKGEELPHVRHYYKEAHEYAFRNVVVVGANNSSVDAALECWRKGANVTMVIRKSEINNRVKYWVKPDIENRIAEGSIKAYFESNITEIREDEVVIDTPSGKVTIENDFVLALTGYKPDLTFLEKTGIQLSDDERKVPTYNPETMETNVAGLFLAGVVCGGMETHKWFIENSRVHANLILDCISSK